In the Piscinibacter sp. XHJ-5 genome, one interval contains:
- a CDS encoding DUF4142 domain-containing protein — protein sequence MKTTHTAAASAMALAVALGLAGCKDRSERVASQPGNTDASVAQTKAPTAAGRDAAPAQLPGEMVRSQPTAAISGAAATAPLPAADIDFVTKAAEAGQFEVEVAKVAADKATDPAIKTFARMLVDDHNAANEKLRQIATGHSLALPASLPQDKKRELEQLATLSGPEFDRRFVKMVGIGDHRHDIGEFEKASQAAQSPDVKNFAQSTLPTLKKHLEAAEKLPGAGKG from the coding sequence ATGAAGACGACGCACACCGCCGCTGCATCGGCGATGGCGCTGGCCGTCGCGTTGGGACTCGCGGGCTGCAAGGACCGCAGCGAGCGGGTCGCTTCGCAGCCCGGCAACACCGACGCCAGCGTCGCGCAGACGAAGGCGCCGACGGCTGCGGGGCGCGATGCGGCCCCGGCGCAGCTGCCGGGCGAGATGGTCCGGAGCCAGCCCACCGCCGCGATCAGCGGCGCCGCGGCGACCGCGCCGCTGCCCGCTGCCGACATCGACTTCGTCACCAAGGCGGCCGAAGCCGGACAGTTCGAGGTGGAAGTCGCGAAGGTCGCGGCCGACAAGGCCACCGATCCGGCCATCAAGACCTTTGCCAGGATGCTGGTCGACGATCACAACGCGGCGAACGAGAAGCTGCGTCAGATCGCGACGGGCCACAGCCTGGCGCTGCCCGCGTCGCTGCCGCAGGACAAAAAGCGCGAGCTCGAGCAGCTGGCCACGCTGTCGGGCCCCGAGTTCGACCGCCGCTTCGTGAAGATGGTTGGCATCGGTGACCACCGGCACGACATCGGCGAGTTCGAGAAGGCGAGCCAGGCTGCACAGAGCCCGGATGTCAAGAACTTCGCGCAGAGCACGCTGCCCACGCTGAAGAAGCACCTCGAGGCCGCGGAGAAGCTCCCGGGCGCTGGCAAAGGCTGA
- a CDS encoding DUF4142 domain-containing protein: MKPIATRTFFSTVLALSLAGLASAQGTGPAATGGNTGSTGSSGKAAAQAGKSEADAKSAVKGDAGKLASADVAFLKQAAQGGLAEVESSKLAVSKASNTQVKGFAQQMVDDHTKANEELKALASAKGVALPTEPSVAQKAKLKLLESADGASFDRRYADSMGVAAHEDTVKLFQKASTSAADPQVKAFATKTLPTLQHHLQMAKDLKSTTSKDGDVSASGTGKAKGTTPKQ, translated from the coding sequence ATGAAGCCGATCGCTACGCGTACGTTCTTCTCGACGGTGCTGGCGCTCTCGCTGGCCGGACTCGCCTCGGCGCAGGGCACCGGCCCCGCCGCCACGGGCGGCAACACCGGCTCGACGGGCTCCAGCGGCAAGGCGGCCGCGCAGGCCGGCAAGAGCGAAGCCGATGCCAAGAGCGCAGTCAAGGGCGATGCCGGCAAGCTCGCGAGCGCCGATGTCGCGTTCCTGAAGCAGGCGGCACAAGGCGGCCTGGCGGAGGTCGAGAGCAGCAAGCTGGCCGTCAGCAAGGCGTCGAACACGCAGGTGAAGGGCTTTGCCCAGCAGATGGTCGACGACCACACCAAGGCGAACGAGGAGCTCAAGGCGCTGGCATCCGCCAAGGGCGTCGCGCTGCCCACGGAGCCTTCGGTGGCACAGAAGGCCAAGCTCAAGTTGCTGGAGTCGGCCGACGGTGCGAGCTTCGACCGCCGCTATGCCGACAGCATGGGCGTGGCCGCGCACGAGGACACGGTCAAGCTGTTCCAGAAGGCGTCCACCAGCGCCGCCGACCCGCAGGTGAAGGCGTTCGCCACCAAGACGCTTCCCACGCTGCAGCACCACCTGCAGATGGCCAAGGACCTCAAGTCGACGACGTCCAAGGACGGCGACGTCAGCGCGAGCGGCACCGGCAAGGCCAAGGGCACCACGCCCAAGCAGTGA
- a CDS encoding glycosyltransferase family 1 protein: MHIAYVTETYPPELNGVALTVERTVRHLRQHGHQVELIRPRQAGEAALESRTELRTAGCPIPMYPDLRMGLAASGTLKRRFERTRPQIVHIATEGPLGWAALRAAQALRLPVSSDFRTNFHQYSRYYGFGWLSPVVHDYLRRFHNRTQRTFVPTRALRDELTAAGFERLDVVGRGVDTAMFSPGRRSSVLREQWGAGEGPVLLYVGRLAAEKNVALALCAFEAVRLQAPQARMVVVGDGPQRQRLQTEFPHACFVGVQRGEALAEHYASADLFLFPSLSETFGNVTLEALASGLPVVAFDVAAAAEHVEDCDSGQLAPPGDDKAFIAAACSLAWQHEHLAAVRENARAAALRASWKDVLTRFESRLADTVARSAGATAEEAAFAA; encoded by the coding sequence GTGCACATCGCCTACGTGACCGAAACCTATCCGCCTGAGCTCAACGGCGTGGCGCTGACCGTCGAACGCACCGTGCGGCATCTGCGCCAGCACGGGCATCAGGTCGAGCTGATCCGCCCGCGTCAAGCCGGCGAGGCGGCCCTGGAATCGCGCACGGAGCTGCGCACCGCGGGATGCCCGATTCCCATGTATCCGGACCTGCGCATGGGCCTGGCCGCCAGCGGCACGCTGAAGCGCCGCTTCGAGCGCACCCGGCCGCAGATCGTGCACATCGCCACCGAAGGACCGCTCGGCTGGGCTGCACTGCGCGCGGCCCAGGCCTTGCGATTGCCCGTGAGCTCGGATTTCCGCACCAATTTCCACCAGTACAGCCGGTACTACGGATTCGGCTGGCTGTCGCCGGTGGTCCACGACTACCTGCGGCGCTTCCACAACCGAACCCAGAGGACCTTCGTGCCGACGCGGGCGCTTCGCGATGAACTGACCGCCGCCGGCTTCGAGCGCCTCGATGTCGTGGGCCGCGGCGTCGACACCGCGATGTTCAGCCCCGGCAGGCGTTCCTCGGTCCTGCGCGAGCAATGGGGCGCCGGCGAGGGCCCGGTGCTGCTGTACGTGGGACGGCTTGCCGCCGAGAAGAACGTCGCGCTGGCGCTGTGCGCCTTCGAGGCGGTGCGCCTGCAGGCGCCGCAGGCGCGCATGGTGGTCGTGGGCGACGGGCCGCAGCGGCAACGCCTGCAGACCGAGTTTCCGCATGCATGCTTCGTCGGCGTGCAGCGCGGCGAGGCGCTCGCCGAGCACTATGCCTCGGCCGACCTGTTCCTTTTCCCGAGCTTGTCGGAGACCTTCGGCAACGTGACCCTCGAAGCCCTGGCCTCGGGTCTGCCGGTGGTGGCCTTCGATGTCGCGGCCGCGGCCGAGCATGTCGAGGACTGCGACAGCGGACAGCTCGCGCCGCCGGGAGACGACAAGGCGTTCATCGCGGCCGCCTGCAGCCTGGCGTGGCAGCACGAGCACCTCGCGGCGGTTCGCGAGAACGCGCGTGCCGCGGCGCTGCGCGCGAGCTGGAAGGACGTGCTGACCCGCTTCGAGTCACGCCTGGCCGACACGGTGGCCCGCAGCGCGGGCGCCACCGCCGAGGAGGCCGCCTTTGCTGCTTGA
- a CDS encoding PA2169 family four-helix-bundle protein: MSNDDIVDTLNDLIETSKDGEYGFTACAKHTSSSELRSLFLQRAAECKTAAAELQPYVVQYGGKADVGGSASGALHRGWVAVRGSLVGFSDQAMLDECERGEDAALARYRKALKQELPEPLLALVQRQELGVQRNHDQIKALRDRAKQQL, encoded by the coding sequence ATGTCCAACGATGACATCGTCGACACCTTGAACGACCTGATCGAGACCTCCAAGGACGGGGAGTACGGCTTCACCGCCTGCGCCAAGCACACTTCCTCGAGCGAGCTGCGCTCGCTGTTCCTTCAGCGCGCGGCCGAATGCAAGACCGCCGCGGCCGAGCTGCAGCCGTACGTCGTGCAGTACGGCGGCAAGGCCGACGTCGGCGGCAGCGCCTCCGGCGCCTTGCATCGCGGCTGGGTGGCGGTGCGCGGCTCGCTGGTCGGCTTCTCCGACCAGGCCATGCTGGACGAATGCGAGCGTGGCGAGGACGCCGCGCTGGCGCGCTATCGCAAGGCGCTGAAGCAGGAGCTTCCCGAGCCGCTGCTGGCGCTGGTGCAACGCCAGGAGCTGGGGGTTCAGCGCAACCACGACCAGATCAAGGCGCTGCGCGACCGTGCCAAGCAGCAGCTGTAG
- a CDS encoding glycosyltransferase family 9 protein, with protein sequence MGGDLSASWRGEPAPQRIGVFRALMLGDLLCAVPALRALKRGWPHAELTLIGLPWARELAQRLWMVDRFIEFPGFPGLPESIADIAALPQFLQHMQAQQFDLLLQMHGSGRITNPLMAACGARHTAGFVEPGSYTPEPDLFVPWPSQGHEIDRLLTLVDSLGLPRCGDALEFPLNDTDRIELAGMWPGAYGAHPYVCVHAGAQLPSRRWPAERFAEVADALAARGCTIVLTGTAAEAALAGQVAQAMRHPAIDLCGKTSLWTLGALVEHARLVVCNDTGISHIAAALGTESVVVSSGADVSRWAPLNRERHTVLWQLTPCRPCSFVRCPYDHECAKAITPEMVIATTHTEPVAEAEHA encoded by the coding sequence GTGGGCGGCGACCTCAGCGCGTCCTGGCGCGGCGAGCCGGCGCCGCAGCGCATCGGCGTCTTTCGCGCGCTGATGCTGGGCGACCTGCTGTGCGCCGTGCCGGCGCTGCGCGCGCTCAAGCGTGGTTGGCCGCATGCCGAGCTCACCCTGATCGGGCTTCCGTGGGCCCGCGAGCTGGCCCAGCGGCTGTGGATGGTCGACCGCTTCATCGAGTTTCCCGGCTTTCCCGGGCTGCCCGAATCCATCGCAGACATCGCGGCGCTTCCGCAATTCCTGCAGCACATGCAGGCGCAGCAGTTCGACCTGCTGCTGCAGATGCACGGCAGCGGCCGCATCACCAACCCGCTGATGGCCGCCTGCGGTGCACGCCACACCGCCGGCTTCGTCGAGCCTGGCAGCTACACGCCGGAGCCGGACCTGTTCGTTCCGTGGCCGTCGCAGGGTCACGAGATCGATCGGCTGCTGACGCTGGTCGACAGCCTGGGATTGCCGCGCTGCGGCGATGCGCTGGAGTTCCCGCTCAACGACACCGACCGCATCGAGCTCGCCGGCATGTGGCCGGGCGCCTACGGTGCCCACCCCTACGTGTGCGTGCACGCCGGCGCCCAGCTGCCGTCGCGGCGCTGGCCTGCCGAGCGCTTCGCGGAAGTTGCCGACGCGCTCGCCGCACGCGGCTGCACCATCGTGCTGACGGGCACCGCCGCAGAAGCGGCGCTGGCCGGCCAGGTGGCGCAGGCCATGCGCCACCCGGCGATCGACCTGTGCGGCAAGACCTCGCTCTGGACGCTGGGGGCGCTGGTGGAGCACGCCCGGCTGGTCGTCTGCAACGACACCGGCATCTCGCACATCGCGGCCGCACTGGGAACCGAGAGCGTCGTGGTCAGCTCTGGCGCCGACGTGTCGCGGTGGGCGCCGCTGAACCGCGAGCGCCACACCGTGCTGTGGCAGCTGACGCCGTGCCGGCCCTGCAGCTTCGTGCGCTGCCCGTACGACCACGAGTGCGCCAAGGCGATCACGCCGGAGATGGTGATCGCGACCACGCACACCGAGCCGGTGGCGGAAGCCGAGCATGCCTGA
- a CDS encoding DUF6265 family protein encodes MDRRMLLLLALLVVVPVRAEDTALTRLGWLAGCWRSESGDAGSGEHWMPLAGGTMLGIGRTVRQGRTVEHEFLQIREVDGRLVYIATPSGQKTAMFTAARVGDGEVMFENPQHDFPQRILYRREGQKLHARIEGMRNGAPRGIDYPMQRVPCDGLAGTPSS; translated from the coding sequence ATGGACCGTCGCATGCTGCTGCTTCTCGCCCTGCTGGTCGTCGTGCCGGTGCGCGCCGAGGACACCGCGCTCACCCGTCTCGGCTGGCTGGCGGGCTGCTGGCGCAGCGAGTCCGGCGATGCCGGCTCGGGCGAGCACTGGATGCCGCTTGCCGGCGGCACCATGCTCGGCATCGGGCGAACGGTGAGGCAGGGCCGCACCGTGGAGCACGAGTTCCTGCAGATCCGCGAGGTCGATGGTCGGCTCGTGTACATCGCGACCCCGTCGGGGCAGAAGACCGCCATGTTCACGGCCGCGCGCGTCGGCGACGGCGAGGTGATGTTCGAGAACCCCCAGCATGACTTCCCGCAGCGCATCCTTTACCGCCGCGAAGGACAGAAGCTGCATGCTCGCATCGAGGGGATGCGCAACGGGGCGCCGCGGGGGATCGACTACCCGATGCAGCGGGTGCCTTGCGACGGGCTTGCTGGCACACCGTCGTCATGA
- a CDS encoding glycosyltransferase family 4 protein, whose product MPERRLRVLTWHVHGNYLYYLTQVPHDFYLVTDAERSTHHTGRSGRLPWGDNVHEAPVERIAQMEFDVVLFQSREAYDSEQYRILSPAQMCLPRIYLEHDPPQEHPTNTRHWVDDPQVLLVHVTHFNALMWDSGSTPTRVIEHGVLPLAEARWRGELETGLVVVNNLDRRGRRLGADVYEQVRRQVPLTLAGMGAERIAGGIGEVAQDALPALMASHRFFFHPIRYTSLGLSVIEAMMVGMPIVGLATTELPTVIVDGDSGFVDTRVDRLIDAMQRLLRDPAEARRVGDNARRVALERFNIRRFAADWSDALRSVAV is encoded by the coding sequence ATGCCTGAGCGGCGGCTGCGCGTGCTCACGTGGCACGTCCACGGCAACTACCTCTACTACCTCACGCAGGTCCCGCACGACTTCTACCTGGTCACCGACGCCGAGCGCTCCACTCACCACACGGGGCGCAGCGGTCGCCTGCCGTGGGGCGACAACGTGCACGAGGCACCGGTGGAGCGCATCGCGCAGATGGAATTCGACGTCGTGCTGTTCCAGTCGCGTGAGGCCTACGACAGCGAGCAGTACCGCATCCTGAGCCCGGCACAGATGTGCCTGCCGCGCATCTATCTCGAGCACGACCCGCCCCAGGAGCATCCGACGAACACCAGGCACTGGGTGGACGACCCGCAGGTGCTGCTGGTGCACGTGACCCACTTCAATGCGCTGATGTGGGACTCGGGCAGCACGCCCACCCGCGTCATCGAGCATGGCGTGCTGCCGCTGGCCGAGGCACGCTGGCGCGGCGAGCTCGAGACCGGGCTGGTGGTGGTCAACAACCTGGATCGCCGCGGTCGCCGGCTCGGCGCCGATGTCTACGAGCAGGTGCGGCGGCAGGTGCCGCTCACGCTGGCCGGGATGGGGGCCGAGCGCATCGCCGGCGGCATCGGGGAGGTGGCGCAGGACGCATTGCCCGCGCTGATGGCCAGCCACCGCTTCTTCTTCCACCCGATCCGCTACACCAGCCTCGGCCTGTCGGTCATCGAGGCGATGATGGTCGGCATGCCGATCGTCGGCCTGGCCACCACGGAGCTGCCCACCGTCATCGTCGACGGCGACAGCGGGTTCGTGGACACGCGCGTCGATCGCCTCATCGACGCCATGCAGCGGCTGCTGCGAGATCCTGCCGAGGCGCGCCGGGTGGGCGACAACGCGCGCCGGGTGGCACTGGAGCGCTTCAACATCCGCCGTTTCGCGGCCGACTGGAGCGATGCGCTGCGCAGCGTCGCGGTGTGA
- a CDS encoding mechanosensitive ion channel domain-containing protein, whose amino-acid sequence MDWQLLLERLRQLDVTLFTLGGVPLSASSALKLLLLLALVWWLAGWLRRWMVNHALAQHLDIGTRQAVGSIVRYTVIVAGYALVLQNAGLNLSALGVLAGAVGVGVGFGLQNVVSNFISGLIITLERPIKVGDRVEVGGIEGVVQEIGARRTTVITNDRMAILVPNQRFILDNVVNQVYEETPIRLRIAVQVQSSTDHELMRRLLCEAASEHPQVLPEPAPEALITALGGPATAYELAVWHEARGPRRQQLASELAYRVGAKLRANEIKGA is encoded by the coding sequence ATGGACTGGCAACTTCTACTGGAGCGGCTCCGCCAGCTCGACGTCACGCTGTTCACGCTGGGGGGCGTGCCGCTGAGCGCCTCATCGGCGCTCAAGCTGCTGCTGCTGCTGGCCCTCGTGTGGTGGCTCGCCGGCTGGCTGAGGCGCTGGATGGTGAACCACGCGCTGGCGCAGCACCTGGACATCGGCACGCGCCAGGCGGTGGGCTCCATCGTGCGCTACACGGTGATCGTTGCGGGCTACGCGCTGGTGCTCCAGAACGCCGGCCTGAACCTCTCGGCGCTGGGCGTGCTGGCCGGCGCGGTCGGCGTGGGCGTGGGCTTCGGCTTGCAGAACGTCGTCAGCAACTTCATCAGCGGACTCATCATCACGCTGGAGCGTCCGATCAAGGTGGGCGACCGCGTGGAGGTCGGCGGCATCGAAGGGGTCGTGCAGGAGATCGGCGCGCGCCGCACGACGGTGATCACCAACGACCGCATGGCGATCCTCGTGCCGAACCAGCGCTTCATCCTCGACAACGTGGTCAACCAGGTCTACGAGGAGACGCCGATCCGCCTGCGCATCGCCGTGCAGGTGCAAAGCAGCACCGACCACGAGCTGATGCGCCGGCTGCTGTGCGAAGCGGCCAGCGAGCATCCGCAGGTGCTCCCGGAGCCGGCCCCCGAAGCGCTGATCACGGCGCTCGGCGGGCCCGCCACGGCCTACGAACTGGCCGTGTGGCACGAGGCGCGCGGGCCCCGGCGGCAGCAGCTGGCGAGCGAGCTGGCGTATCGGGTCGGTGCGAAGCTGAGGGCGAACGAGATCAAGGGGGCGTAG
- a CDS encoding glycosyltransferase, which produces MEGLFADVAAGTHVVDATMFWSATGGGVRRYLLAKHAWITRNTGWRHTIAAPVADLPGIAPLPAVRLPGCGGYRLPLRRRALASSLEALNPHVIEAGDPYRLAWAVLDTADTLGIPAVAFCHSNLELLAAQFAGPLARAAAAAARRYARRLYRHFDLVFAPSEAMKRRLLDWGVEQVACQPLGVDTQAFHPARASRTWRQRLGLPDDARVLVYAGRFAPEKHLDVLAEAVRRLGPPYVMLAIGAGPAPPAGDRVIVRPFIAEPMQLARALAGADAFVHAGDQETFGLSVLEAMACGTPVIARAAEGLAELVDNSVGVAVHNGRSDSFAQAISCLFCQDRTELSRRARERAESYDWNQMLPLQLMHYRHLLRGGARKERGMSPPRRSPAGLPQ; this is translated from the coding sequence ATGGAAGGCCTCTTCGCCGATGTCGCGGCAGGAACGCATGTGGTCGACGCGACGATGTTCTGGAGCGCGACCGGCGGCGGCGTGCGCCGCTACCTGCTGGCCAAGCACGCCTGGATCACGCGCAACACCGGCTGGCGCCACACCATCGCAGCGCCGGTGGCGGACCTGCCCGGCATCGCGCCGCTGCCGGCGGTGCGACTGCCCGGCTGCGGGGGCTACCGCCTGCCGCTGCGTCGGCGCGCCCTGGCGTCTTCGCTGGAGGCGCTCAACCCGCACGTCATCGAAGCGGGCGACCCGTACCGCCTGGCGTGGGCGGTGCTGGACACCGCCGACACGCTGGGCATTCCGGCGGTGGCGTTCTGCCATTCCAACCTCGAGCTGCTCGCCGCGCAGTTCGCCGGCCCGCTGGCTCGCGCTGCCGCGGCGGCGGCGCGGCGCTACGCCCGCCGCCTCTATCGCCACTTCGACCTGGTGTTCGCCCCCAGCGAGGCGATGAAGCGGCGCTTGCTCGACTGGGGCGTCGAGCAGGTCGCCTGCCAGCCGCTGGGCGTGGACACGCAGGCGTTTCATCCGGCGCGGGCCAGCCGGACATGGCGCCAGCGGCTGGGCCTGCCCGACGACGCGCGCGTGCTGGTGTACGCCGGCCGGTTCGCACCCGAGAAGCACCTCGACGTGCTGGCCGAGGCGGTGCGCCGGCTCGGCCCGCCTTACGTGATGCTGGCCATCGGCGCAGGCCCCGCGCCGCCGGCGGGCGACCGGGTGATCGTGCGGCCGTTCATCGCCGAGCCGATGCAGCTGGCGCGGGCCCTGGCCGGCGCCGATGCCTTCGTGCACGCCGGCGACCAGGAAACCTTCGGCTTGTCGGTGCTCGAGGCGATGGCCTGCGGCACGCCCGTCATCGCACGCGCGGCAGAAGGCCTGGCCGAGCTGGTGGACAACAGCGTGGGCGTGGCCGTGCACAACGGCCGCAGCGACAGCTTCGCCCAGGCGATCTCGTGCCTGTTCTGCCAGGACCGCACCGAGCTGTCGCGCCGCGCACGCGAACGTGCCGAGTCGTACGACTGGAACCAGATGCTGCCGCTGCAGCTGATGCACTACCGCCATCTGCTGCGCGGCGGTGCACGCAAGGAACGCGGCATGTCGCCGCCGCGTCGCTCGCCGGCCGGCCTGCCTCAATGA
- a CDS encoding polysaccharide deacetylase family protein — protein MKPSLAVVVHDVAPATQPACQRLLKAIDEVAPGLPVTLLVVPRYHLAPPSAAFIEWIAGRYARGDELALHGYTHVDDGEPHNIVDHVKRRHYTRGEGEFAALSMTDATRRITAGMRWFERHAFVLRGFVAPAWLMSEGTWEALRWVDLSYTCTLRRLVLLPDRRQLVSQSVVYSTASAWRRQTSLAWNAAVAAVLRHNPLLRLELHPSDADHPAILRSWQRVLEANVARRRPGTLADVADRFRISTDWDLMGTGLDHDEHEPGGDRPDRRADRDVAREVQPEDHA, from the coding sequence ATGAAGCCTTCGCTGGCGGTGGTGGTGCACGACGTGGCACCGGCAACGCAGCCGGCGTGCCAGCGCCTGCTCAAGGCGATCGACGAGGTCGCGCCCGGCCTGCCCGTCACGCTGCTGGTGGTGCCGCGTTATCACCTGGCGCCGCCCTCGGCCGCCTTCATCGAATGGATCGCGGGGCGCTACGCACGCGGCGACGAGCTCGCGCTGCACGGCTACACGCACGTCGATGACGGCGAGCCGCACAACATCGTCGACCACGTGAAGCGGCGCCACTACACGCGCGGCGAAGGCGAGTTCGCCGCGCTGTCGATGACCGACGCGACACGACGCATCACCGCCGGCATGCGCTGGTTCGAGCGCCACGCCTTCGTGCTGAGGGGCTTCGTCGCACCGGCCTGGCTGATGAGCGAAGGCACGTGGGAGGCGCTGCGCTGGGTCGATCTGAGCTACACCTGCACGCTGCGCCGGCTGGTGCTGCTGCCCGATCGCCGCCAGCTGGTCAGCCAGAGCGTGGTCTACAGCACCGCCAGCGCGTGGCGGCGCCAGACCTCGCTGGCCTGGAACGCCGCCGTCGCGGCCGTGCTGCGCCACAACCCGCTGCTGCGCCTGGAGCTCCACCCCAGCGATGCAGACCATCCGGCGATCCTGCGCTCGTGGCAGCGCGTGCTGGAGGCCAACGTGGCGCGCCGGCGTCCCGGCACGCTGGCCGATGTCGCCGACCGCTTCCGCATCAGCACCGACTGGGACCTGATGGGAACTGGTCTAGACCACGACGAGCATGAACCCGGCGGTGACCGCCCCGATCGTCGCGCCGACCGCGACGTCGCTCGGGAAGTGCAACCCGAGGACCACGCGTGA
- a CDS encoding phosphatase PAP2 family protein, protein MLLDGRRRLWTERERTVALWLHRGADSPAVLATLLLVSRLGDGVLWYVMVATLPFWGGPEGWKCALYMVALGVVNFVFYSALKQRVARPRPSVSCPGIRACCRALDEFSFPSGHTTHAVAFALLLGHYYPALAWPLWGFAVLIALSRVVLGLHFPSDVAVGATIGAVTAGFMLVVV, encoded by the coding sequence TTGCTGCTTGATGGCCGTCGCCGCCTGTGGACCGAGCGCGAGCGCACGGTCGCGCTGTGGCTGCATCGCGGCGCCGACAGCCCCGCCGTGCTGGCCACGCTGCTGCTGGTGAGCCGGCTCGGCGATGGCGTCCTCTGGTACGTCATGGTCGCGACGCTGCCCTTCTGGGGCGGACCCGAGGGCTGGAAATGCGCGCTGTACATGGTGGCGCTGGGCGTCGTGAACTTCGTCTTCTATTCCGCGCTGAAGCAGCGTGTCGCGCGCCCCCGGCCGTCGGTGTCCTGTCCGGGCATACGCGCCTGCTGCCGCGCTCTGGACGAGTTCAGCTTCCCGAGCGGGCACACCACGCACGCCGTCGCATTCGCCCTGCTGCTGGGGCACTACTACCCGGCGCTGGCATGGCCGCTGTGGGGCTTCGCCGTGCTGATCGCCCTGTCACGCGTGGTCCTCGGGTTGCACTTCCCGAGCGACGTCGCGGTCGGCGCGACGATCGGGGCGGTCACCGCCGGGTTCATGCTCGTCGTGGTCTAG
- a CDS encoding DNA topoisomerase IB, translating to MKAPAGLVYVTDAMPGIRRVRRGERFAYRLPDGKPLRDATALERIRKLAIPPAYTDVWICPLPHGHLQATGRDARGRKQYRYHAEWRLARDADKFARMLEFGCALPRIRRRVQRDLARPANGHPDRHAVLAALVRLLDTTLLRIGNDEYARTNGSYGLTTLRNRHAAVQGSSLRLRFRGKHGIVHDVSIEDPRVARIVRRCQAMPGQELFEFEDDDGSIRCVGSADVNDYLREASDADFTAKDFRTWHATVHALALVRQGRAAPDILGEVAKRLGNTVAVCRKSYVHPGVLEQAGQPCAAAAGSRRTGLSAAEAQLLEFLATA from the coding sequence GTGAAGGCGCCGGCGGGGCTGGTGTACGTCACCGACGCGATGCCGGGCATCAGGCGCGTACGCCGCGGCGAGCGCTTCGCCTACCGGCTGCCGGACGGCAAGCCGCTGCGCGATGCCACCGCGCTGGAGCGCATCCGCAAGCTGGCGATCCCGCCGGCGTACACCGATGTCTGGATCTGCCCGCTGCCGCATGGCCACCTGCAGGCCACGGGGCGCGACGCGCGCGGGCGCAAGCAGTACCGCTACCACGCCGAATGGCGGCTGGCGCGTGATGCCGACAAGTTCGCCCGCATGCTGGAGTTCGGCTGTGCGCTGCCGCGCATCCGCCGCCGCGTGCAGCGCGACCTGGCGCGGCCTGCCAACGGCCATCCGGACCGCCACGCGGTGCTGGCCGCGCTGGTGCGCCTGCTCGACACCACGCTGCTGCGCATCGGCAACGACGAATACGCGCGCACCAACGGCTCGTACGGCCTGACCACGCTGCGCAACCGGCACGCGGCGGTGCAGGGCAGCAGCCTGCGGCTGCGCTTTCGCGGCAAGCACGGCATCGTCCACGACGTCTCCATCGAGGATCCGCGGGTGGCGCGCATCGTGCGCCGGTGCCAGGCGATGCCGGGGCAGGAGCTGTTCGAGTTCGAGGACGACGACGGCAGCATCCGCTGCGTCGGGTCGGCCGATGTCAACGACTACCTGCGCGAGGCCAGCGATGCCGACTTCACGGCCAAGGACTTCCGCACGTGGCATGCGACGGTGCATGCACTCGCCCTGGTCCGGCAGGGTCGCGCGGCCCCCGACATCCTGGGAGAGGTCGCGAAGCGACTCGGCAACACCGTGGCGGTGTGCCGCAAGTCGTACGTGCACCCCGGGGTGCTCGAGCAGGCCGGCCAGCCTTGCGCAGCCGCGGCGGGCAGCCGCCGCACCGGCCTGTCGGCGGCGGAGGCGCAGCTGCTCGAATTCCTCGCGACGGCCTGA